aaagtcttttcatCTAATGGTGCTGAGCAACTAGATGTCAATATGCAAAAAAGTGAACTTCTACGCTGACCTTACACCACAAACATTAACTTGAAGTGGATCACTGACctaaacataaatttatataaacataaaagctaaGACTATACAACTGCTAGGAGAAAACAGAGGACAAAGTCTTTGTGATGTAGGGGtatgcaaagatttcttaggacacaaaaagcataaaagaaaaaattaatagggcttccctggtggcgcagtggttgagagtccgcctgccgatgcgggggacgcgggttcgtgccccggtccgggaagatcccacatgccgcgcagcggctgggcccgtgagccatggccactgagcttgcgcgtccggagctccgcaacgggagaggccacaacagtgagaggcccgcataccacaaaaaaaaaaaaaaaaaaaaaaaaaaaaaaaagaaaaaattaataaactaaactTCACCAAAAGTATAAACttttattctttgaaagacactgttaagaaaatggaaaggcaagccacaaactgggataaaatatttgagatatatGTCTGACAAAGACTTGTTCCCAGAATGTATAAGGAATTCTTACAACagtttttaaagtggaaaaaaacctTGAACAtatacttcacaaaagaagacatttaaaggaccaataggtacatgaaaggACACTCAGTATCATCagccatcagagaaatggaaacttaaaAACTACAAGCTACCAcgacacacctattagaatggctaaaatttaaaagatcagcaataccaagtgttggtgagcatGAGGATCTCCCGGAACTCACGCATTGCTAGTGAGGATGCCAAATGGTACAACtaattggaaaacagtttggtagtttcttaaaagttaaacatacacttaccacacaacccagcaattacactcttAGGTATGTTCCCACAAGCaatgaaaacatgtgtccacacaaagacctgcACACAAACGTTCacagtaattttatttaaaatagcaaaaaactggGAACTACCCAAGAGTCCAtccagatgagtggataaacaaattgtagtatgtCCATATGAGATACtactcagaaattttaaaaaaaaaatctcaaaaacatgctgaGCAAAAAGAGCCAGATACAACAGAGTAAtgttgtatgattctgtttataagaaaatctagaaaagagtaatttatagtgacagaaagcagatcagtagttGGGGACTGAATGGGGAGGGCCAAGGAACCTTCTACGATagtggaaatgttctctatcttgattgtggtggggCTGACACAGGAGCATATACTGTCAAAATTCAAACTGTATAATGCTCACTTAAAATAGGTatgttttattgtatgtaaattatccTCAAGCAGATAACCATGAAAAGAATAAGCTCAATATGTTTGGACTGCTATGGAAAGAGCACTAAGACCCATTATTAAGTGACAAGGAAGCCACAAAACAACACACAGGATGAgtttttttatattaagaaaagtaTTCTTATGTgtacactgtaaaaaaaaaaaaaaaaggagtaacaTTTATCAACCTATTATGGTAGTGTCTGAATTGTTATAAGTATTATTTTGCAAGCCCACCTCGCAAAATTGATAAAGATGCTTGACAAAAACAGGTgacttatgaaaaaaaaaaacaactatgagACCATTCCTCACTGAACTCAGCAGAAGGGAGCCCAGCACCTGAGGACTCCCAGGTGTGTGCGTTTCTTACCAACACCATTTCTCAGTGACTCAAGAGGGAACACAGACACCTGAGTCCAGGAGAACGTCCTCAGCCCAGCCGCCTGCAGCAGCGTTTCCAAACCCCGCCACAGAAGATGCCTCCAGGACAACACGCCAACCCCTGGGCCGAGCCACGGGGCATGTTGGGGGCCGTGTCTGAAATAAATGCCTTTCAGACAAGCGGCCTCCAGGGTGAATCCACTGCCCACAGacagcagggaggggctgggaccTGCTGCTTCGGCCTCACCTGGGCACTTGCtgaaaatgcagaatcccaggcccAGCCTGGACCCACAGAGTCAGAAAGGATCTTAAGCAGACAACCAGGGCTTCTTGCTCCAAGCTGGGCTGTCTAAACCCCGCCTCGCCCACTGCCCGGAGGAGCACTTTCTGCCCACTCTGAAGCAGGCACCGTGAACTCCATGCTCCTGGGAAAGTGGCAACACGGTGCCTGACCCCAGGACGCGCCCGAGTGCATCACACTCACCTTGGCCCAGGCCAGTTTCTCCTGGATGGCGGCATTGCTGGGCTCCACGTGGCAAGCAAACTTGAGGTTGTTGATGGTGTATTCGTGGCCACAGTACACTCTCTGGGGAAAAAGCCAAGCCCGCCAGCTCTGAGGAGACTCGTTAAACCGCCCTCTAGCCCCTCAGAGACAGGTGTGAGGGACCTAGCTGGTCCTGGGGGCAGCACCCACGAGACGTCCCTCAGGATGACACGTCTTGCGTGTATgttaaatgacaatgaaaagcatgcttaaagaaaaaacacacttCCAGAAGCAATGCCTCtaccctcctgctcctcccaagGTGCAGGGGAGACCCCAATGGGGGAAGCCAGCAGGGTCTTCCCACCACCGGGCAAACGAGCGGGTGGCAGGAGGGGCACCGCCTACCGTGTCTGGAGGGAGCCGGCCCAGGACCTCGAGCAGGGCTTTGTACATCTCATCCGCTGTCCCCTCGTAGAACTTCCCGCAGCCAGCCACAAACAATGTGTCGCCTGCAAGACAGGACAGTGTGGAGCTGGAGGGGCTGTCAGCAGTGCACGCCCCCTCCAGTGCCGGGGCTCCACTCTGACCCCTGTGCTGACCGGGCCACAGCCCCAGACCTGACCTCCACCCCAACAGGGCCCAGGGATGACCCACGAGTACTGGTTTCCACCTTTCCCAAAACTTTTCCCTCAAGTTGCACTAACTGGCACCGCCAGGCCCCAAACAGCTGTTCAGACCCAAACCTTAGGGTCACCCTGGCTGCTCCCTTCACCACCCAGTCCTGTGACTTCCCTTACTCCCGACAGCCAGCACCATTCTGTAAGACCCCCATGATCTTGCCTGGACCCTCCAGGAGCCCCTCACGAGGGACCACAGCCACCATGGGCCCTTGAGACACGGACCTGCCACCTCCCAGACTTGCCCCCTTCCTGCCACAGCCCTCCCCCACAACCTGACACCCACCAGGTCTCCAAGTGCTGCTTCCCTCCCCTAAGGCTCTTCCCTGAGAACGGGCTTCATGCCCAGCGGACACCCACAGCACATTTGTTCTCCAGgcccctgggtgggggagggcctGGGACCCCACAATAGGGAGCAACAATCCCCCTCCACCAGCGTTTGCCAGGCCTCTTCCCAGGGAgctccaggccaggccaggcaggaGCCAATGCCCACCCCGTGGCCATGGTGCAGCACTGTCCCCTCAGAACAAGACCACAGATGAGAGAGTTGGGTAGCCCGTGAGCAAAGCCTCAACATGCAGGACTGGGGCTATGCCCTAAAGGACCCCTCAACCTCGTGTCTGGGCACCAGTGAGAGGCCAAGGAGAGCCCAGAGGAGGACAGGCCGTGAGCAGGCACAGTAGGCTGGGGGGATCTGGTCCTCCCTCCAGGGACCAGCAGTACCTGCTGTTTACACACCGGAATTTCATGGGCCTCCTGCCACAGGGGCTGGGGAGCCAGCCTGGGCCTCCTCCGTGGGGCCATGTCCTCAACCAGCAGGACACTGAGAGACTGGGGGCCCCCACGTCTCTCCCTGGCAGTGGGACCACCATTCACCTGCACCCCCAGCCTCTCGCTGACTGCTCTCCACCTTCACCAGCAGCTGCTAAGAGTGCCTGGAGGCGTCCCTCCCCTACGCAAGCTGCCCCACCCACAGGCTCTACAGAGCCAGCCTTGCCTCTCCTCCCTGCACACTGGGCCATGGTTCTAGCATCGACTTcagcctccatttccccaccGCTGCCACCTGAGCTGCTCCTGGCGCTCGCTGACATGAATTCCCAAATCTGAGGTCCCAGATCCTGACCTCTCAAACACAGACAACCCGCTAGTACCATCACAGCACCCTGCTCCAGGCCTGCCCCCCCAGACAGCCATCCCATCTTCCTCCCCTGCTCTGTGGGTGCCCAGTCCTGCGCACCACGTCCCAGGGCCACATGCACACCCTTCTCTGGGCTGTCACCTCCTCTGCTTGCATCCTGTTCCCTTTGTTCAGCTCACCCCAGAGGAGAAGGGACTGGGGCCATGGGTCACTCACATCCGAGCTCGAGGCCTGGAGCTGCCAGTCACCTCACCTCTGGACGCTGCAGGTTCCTCAGCCATGCACGCAGAGGCCAGCCGGGGCTCTGCTGGACTGCCCTGCTCCCCTGTTCCTCACTGCGGATGCCCCAGACAGCTCAGCTTCACCACTGAGGACCCTGTGTGACTCTCACCTATTTATTATAAAAGCTACCAATTAGACAACACACTCCCCTGCCGGCCGCTGTCATGCGGACTagagaacagcatgtgcaggACACGGTCCAGGGCCTGCCTGGTGGTAACCAGCCCTCCACACCTTCCACAGCCGGCACTCAGCTTCTAACATGAGCGCGGTCCAAGGGGGCCACCGCCACGGGCCCGCACAACCCCAGGCCCTGCCGGGGGGCAGACGGACACCCAGGGGCCGGGCAGCATGGCAGAGACAGAAGCGCAGTTGTAAGAGTTCACCGGGCCCAGCGCTGGTTCCACACCCCTCACCTCACACCCACAACCACCCAGTGGGGGAGACCCCACACCCActactgatgcaggggaaacTGTGCTTAAGAGAGGGGGTCACACCTCGCGCAGGCAGCCGACCCACCTGCCCCAAAGCGCTGTCTGCCAAGGCCCATCGGGAGGCCAGGGGCTCCCACAACATACCCAGGGGCCGATGGCCCACACTCAGCAGTCGGCTCAGAGCCCACACGTCCCTGCTACTGCAGCAAAGACCctgaaaatgactgtattttaaaaaataaacataatagatTTGGAGATAATTTTGGATTTACAGACAAGCTGCAGGGACAGTCCAGAAGCCCTGTGACCCCTCATTTGGCCTGTGTGTCCCTTCATGTTAGCGTCCCCACCCCTGACCTCATGTGGCTTTCCCATCGACACCCTTTCCCCACTCCAGGAGCCCACACTGCTTCAgctgttatatttttaaacaaactttcaCTGCGGTTATAATATCATGATTGTTACATAACTGGAGAAGACTCAGACTGAAAACTGCTTATACTCGCTAAACAAGCTAAGGGGGCAGAGAGGCCTGCTCTGTGCCCATCCACGGCCACTGGCTCACACTGCCCTGAACACCCACCGTCACATGGCTGCTCCGCTTCACAGGTTCCCCAACCACCATCAAGATTCTTCCATTTCCTCTCAAAAGGAGAAACACCTCCAATTGCTGGAAAGGCCTGCTCGCCCAAACCGAGAGCCACTCGCATAGCCCGATGCTGGTGGGGCTTCACCTCCACCTTCCAAGCTCTTTGGGCCACCGTGTGTGACACCCTGACCTGGGGCTGGCTTTTGCCAGACCCACTCAGCTCACGGCCCGTGGAGGGATGGGGCAGCCCCCAGCACCAATCAGGCCCCACACAAGGCGGGTTTGACTGGCTCCACTTGGGGTCGCCCTTGGCCCCCCACTTGCCCACCTGTTTGCTGCTGGAGGTAGTGGAGGCTGGGACTGCACCCCCACCAGGCAGTCTCTCAAGGAAAGGCTTGTCCCCACGCACCTGACAGCGATGACCAGGATTAGAGGGGCGAATTCAGGCCAGCCCCGCCAGGAAGTAGCACCCCCACCACGTTCCCACCACAGCTGCCTGTACCCTGGATGTGTTTGAAGCTGAGTTCCAGGCTCTACCCTGAGGGCTGTGGTCCTCCTCACAGAGCCCAGCACAGTCTGCCTGGCAGGAGATGCTCTGCTGCTCTGCCCAAAGGTGTGCAAAGCCATCCCTACGCCAAGAGGGTCTTTGCAAAGAACGCCAGACACCCCAGCTCAAACACCTGAATACTCACCGGTGAACACCACGGGGGGCTCGGGACTGTTGGGTTTGCTCACAAAGTAGCAGATGTGTCCGGAAGTGTGACATGGCGTTGACAGGCACTTGACGTTGAGAGACCCCACCTTAAACAGAGCACACACTAGCCTGTGCTCCCTGCGTGTGGGGAGCCTGTCCTAAGGCTCACAGATTCTCCCAGACCCCACGCCCACCCCACAGCAGGAGCTGCCATTAAGGGCAAGTGGGCTTCCACAGCCACTACTCCATTGAGCAAGTCATGGGTCTTGCTGGTGACCACAGGACCCAGTCCTTGAGGGTACCCCAGATGCAGGGACCCCTTGGAAGCCGGTGTTTGCTGGTATGCAAACCAAAGGGctgattttgttttctcctcaAAACCAGGCCAAATCTGAACCAGGCGTCTTGCCAGAAAAGACTGTTTTCCTTCTTAGATGCTtggccttttgttttgtttcccttctctgcctccaccccccaccccactctttACTTCAAAAACGTTCAAACGTACCAAAAACTAAAATGACAATGAATCCGTGTGCCCTTTACCTGGGTCACTAAATGCTAACAGGTCCCACCTGTGCGGCACCGCTCTGTTCACACACATACATCCTGACACACTGCCCCTAGACACTCCAGCTACATCTCCTGAGAAAAGGACCTCCTCCCATATAACCTCACTATCATCAACACCCAAGAAATTTAACACTGATGTCAAATATGATCCCATGTAGAGTCCGTATTTCAATGTCCCCAGCTGTCTCAAAACCATGCATACAGCTTCTCCCCTCAGTCGGTCACCATCTGCACGCTGATTTGCTTGCAATGCTCTTGACAGAAGGGACTATCCAGTCCCAGGCAGCCTCAAGAGCCCATCCACCCATGCACAGGCCAGGCCGTCTCCACAGCTAAGCCCTTGAGTGCCCCTCTGGGTTCCTGGGGTAAGTGAGGGGACGCCAGCAGGAGGCGGCTCTAGGGCCTGGAGCCCAGCAGGGCCACAATTGAGCCCCTTCCATTCACTCCTCACCTGCAGTGTGGACAGGTGTGTGACCTTGTGAGTCAGGGCTCCAATCCGGTCATCACCCCCATACACCTTCAACCCAGGCTCCAACTTGACCAGCTTCTCGTTCCCGCCAGCGTGGTCCCTAGAAGTCGAAAGGGGAGCTGGGGCTACTGCTGATACGAAGAGGGTTTGCCTGCTTTTACACCCTAACCAAacggaatttttatttttcccagttaTGTTTCTCAGAAGAGAAAGGCATCTTCCAACCCAGGATCCTCGCTTCTTGTCTGTCATTTGGCTCCACTGAAAAAGAATGTCCTCAGACACCCCATTCCCAAGAGAGGCACCTCTGTACCCCTGCTGTGTTGCTGCAGAAGCTTCTGGAGCAGATGAACCAAATCACAAACACCTGGATAATCCCTACGCCCGTGGTTCCCAGACTTTGGGCGCATCAGAGTCACCTGAGGATCTGTAAACAGCGCCAAGGCCTGACTCCCACCCACACATCCTGATGCAGTGGGCCTGGGGAAGCCCGCAGCCTAGGAGTTTTAAAGgccctcaggtgattctgattcacaGACCAGATGGGACCCACTGCCCCGACCAGATCGCAGAGCTGTCTTCTAAAACAATGCCCAGCTGCCAGAGGGGGATCTGTCCACCCAGGGACGGGCTAGCTCAGAATGACCTCCCCACATGACTCAAATGTGCAGCCAGCATTGAGGCACCTCCTGGACACTCATCCAGGAGTTGCCCACGCTTCCCAGGTCAAGAGAAGAGCTCCACGCCTCGGCCTTGTGGGGCAAGAAATACACTAGTGCAAGCCCTGCCAGGGTctcggggcagggctgggagtgtCCTGAGCCCAGAAGATTAGCCTTTCCAGGATGAGGCGAGGGCTTTCCAATCACCAGGGAACACCTGCTCCTCACTACACATTCACCTACGGGCCCAGAAACAGCAGGGCTCATAGATAAGCGGGGGCAGccctctgctccctgccctgcAGGGGGGTGATACACACAGGCTGCCACCAAGCACTCAGCACACTCATCACTGACCCCCCGAAAATGCCACCTATAAGTGGGAGGGTGGCACAGGCCACACCCTGGAGCTCAGTTTGGGGCCTGGTTTAGTTTTATAAGGCATCACAATGTGGGAAAAGCCGTGGGAGAGAAACTCGCACTGTGAAAAGCTGGGGAGGTGGAGTCCCCAAGCAGCCCCCCAACGCAGCCCCACAGATGCCAGAGGAGTAAGGGTACCTTGGCACCACACCGGGCGGAGCTCCTGAGAGAAGGAGTGGCTGTGCTAAGTAGCCACTGCAGATCCTGGGGCCTAAATCAGTCAGGAAGTAACACCTGATACCccagaggctaaacaataaacaaGCCCAAAGATTCTCAGCGACTTAGTTACATCAACCAACAAGTTTCCAACACTTAGCAGACTTTGGCCAACCACATCCACGTGACACTCCCACACAGAAGATGAAAGGTGTCCTTTTACCCGACAGGCTGCAAGCTCCGTGAGATGCCACAGGAACAGGTTCAAAGACACTAGCTGCCCTCGGGcagttatttgaaaaagaaaattcagagccaaataaacattttttcctagCTTTGAAGAGCCTCAAAAGTTTCAAAAACCCACAAGGGCCTTGGGCAGGCAACTCTAGTCCTAAGACCCAAATATAAGAACTTTTTCCATCCTTTAGCcttcaaatatcaaaaaaaaacgcAACCTCTCCAAATATGACTGCTTGATTTTCAAAAACACTAATGTCTAGACTACTTCATTCCCCGACATCGAGGCCAATTTCCCACCACGCAAGCACAAGAGCTTTCAAAGATGTTGCCAAAGGTCCACCCATGGCCACAGGATATACAGCATAAGCCTCTCCCCTTGGAGCCCCCAAGTCACCAGACCCCATCACCAGGCCTGAGGGACACATGGCAGCAGGACAGAGGCTTGCGCCCGGAAGCCCCGTCAGAACCCGACTGGGGCTGACCCTTAGCTCACAGCTGTGGAGGGGAGAAGGGCTTCCAGGGCTCTGAGCCCCTAGGCTCCCACCTGTGGGGGGACCCCTGGGAGCCTGCGAGcgccccacccccctccacctgGTGGACGCTCCCCCTTGGGGCATGGGTGGCACAGCTGTAAGGCCCAAGCAACTCTGCTGGCACAGAAGTTCGGCCTCTGGAGCACTTACCAGTGGTGGTGGGTGGTGAGCACTGTAGTCAGCTTCACACCATGCTTCCTCACCATTTCCAGAACCTGCAACCAAACATGAGGCAGGACACAGGCCACAGTCACACCCTGGCACTGGCATATCAGTCTGCAGGGTGATGCCCAGTGGAGCCTGCCGATTTGCCCcagctccaggagagcagggtGACAAGGAGGCTTTTTCTCCCTTGATCTGTTTGGCAGTTCAGTCCCACCCACAACCTCTCATAGCCCCTCCAGCAGAGACTGCCACTCCTAGAGGCAGCCCTAAGGAGCAGAAAgccctgaggaggaggagaaagtgcTGAGAAGGGCTCCTACTCCTCTTGCCCAGGGACTCTACAGACAGGAGCCCTTTTCTCTCCACTCCAAAGCCTTTGGTCGCTTCCACCCCTCTCACTGGCCCTTTGCCCCTGTAACAGAGTGGCTGGACActagttttaattgtttttgaaaaaccaaatggattgggggcttccctggtggcgcagtggttaagaacccgcctgccagtgcagggaacatgggttcgagccctggtccgggaggatcccacatgccgcatcccacatgctgtggagcaactaagcccgtgagccacaactactgagcccgtgcgcctagagcccgtgctccgcaacaagagaagccaccacaatgagaagcccgagcattgcaacgaagagtagcccccgccgcaactagagagagaaaaaaaaaaaaaagcacgtacGAAGaccgacccaatgcagccaaaaataaatagataaataaattttttttaaaaacccattaatTTCTGTTCAGCTTTGGCCAAGTTGCAAGGGCACTGTGGTTATCAAACTCATCAGGAGATGAAGAACTGGTGCTGGGGCCTCGCCTCCCACCTTCTGGGGCTGCACCGGGTCCACAATGGCAGCCTCCTTGGTGTCATCATCGATGATCAGGTACATGTAATTGTCAGTCAGAGCTGGCAGTAACTCAACCTTCATTGTGCCCTGCTCCACGGTCAAGCTCTTCCTTAAATCCGCGTGATGGAGAAAGATTCCCAGCAGGGCTGGACCTGAAGACAAAATGCGGTTCCAGTCAGCATCCACACGAGGCCACGCTGGGCCGAGACTTCAAAACAAGCCCTCGGCCCAGCATTCCAGGCAGCCAGGGAAGTGACATCCCAGGGATGCAACATGGTGAGCCTCGAAATATGAGGTTTTCTAAGTTCTTTGATAAAGAAGAGGATAGCCTCATTTAACCACATTCGTAAGGAAAACAGAGAACACGATTCATGTTCATAATTCTGGAAATCAGCTCTTTCAGACTTAGGatccctattttctttttcaaaggttCTAAAAGGACACAAATGCCAGCCTGTGCCTATGATTCAAACCTTTGTCAGATGTGACCACTGCTAGTTGTGGGGTTGTTCACACCTGATTCAGAGAAAGACCATGAAGAATGAAAGCGCCAGGCCAGGCTCTCTTCCCTCGGCACATGGCTGCCTCTGCAAGCTAACAGAGCCCGAGTCCTGTGCAGTTACTCACAGCCCTTTCTCAGGTTTCcagccagaaaagaaaacaatatccaCTTTCGAATGGCAGGAACTCGAAATTTGGATAATGCACAAAAGCCACCCGGGGCCTGAGAAATGGGACAGCTAGTCACAACTGTTCTAGATTCAAGTGTGCATGATACAGAATCACCATCCAACTGAGCCAAAGAAGGCTGCCAGGGTGGGCTGGGAGTGACCAAGGAGCAAAAGCATCCACCACCCAGGAGACAGGtgccaaaatgttttcaacaATGAAACTCCTATTCAATCTAAAAATTCCCAAAGGCCCCCAACAATACTTTAAATCTTAGTGTGAAAGGAATTAAAACTGCAAAAGGTGACAGAAGATAGCCATGAAATTCTGGAGTAGGTAGGTGCTGGGATGGGACCTCTCCAAAAAAAGGGATCCAGAGAGCAGGCAGCATCGAGCGACAGACTGATAGACCACGTCCACGGGGGCCATCTGATGCAGAATTCAAGCTCATCTGCCGGGGCCAGGGAACTGCCTGAATTGCAGCGTTAAGGATCACACAGAGATAGCTAAGTCCTCCTTTTGACAACCAGCTGGGCTTTTTCCAGGCCCTTCTCCTCATgctcagaaaaacaaacattttcataCGATCAGGTTTCTGTGCTATGCCACATTCTCTCAGCCCCGATATGTGCCATCCGAGCTCCAGGAGGACTACAGAGCAAAATCAAGGCCAAGCCTTGAGACACATTTTGTTGGGCTTCTCTTGAACCGGATCCCTCCTTCTGCATGGCATCAAAGGGCAGGCGCCCCCTCTGAACGGGGCAGCCACACTCTTGCTGATTCCCTACAGTCCCAGTTCCACCACCCGCCTGACTCCTGACGCAGAAACTCTTAGCTCTGACGCTCTGACGAGTTCCCTAAATGGAAAAAACCCAGCTCTTTCCTTAATAATGGTGACACACTGCGCACTCCAGAACCTTGACTGCTCTCAGAAAGATCTGGAAGTGGCCAAGGATGGCTTCCTTCTGCTTCATCTCCCTACCTAGGGCTCTGCGGTCATTTAGCTAACTGCTAGACAGCTCCAAAGACTCAGCTTAACCCACTGCCCCTATTGCTACATCAGCCAGATAAGATATCAGAAAATAAAGGTGATTTCAAAATCAAAGTCAAAATATTCCAACAAAGCAAGAGGTAACACAGTGAAAATGGAATCTGACAGCTGGAAGAGCAGGCCCTTGGAGGTCAGGGCGTCCATCACCTCCCATTTTTGAGGCGGGGACAGGAGACCCAAAGAGGGCAAGGGTCCcacagctcatagaactcagttCTGCCCCAGGCCTTTCTTGCCGGCCACAGCTCACATGAAAAGCTGTGATTCACTTCGTGGAGAATATACACAGCATTCTATGCGGCTTCAGGCACAGTTCCATCATCCCAGGACGTTAGAAATAATGGGGTTTGTATGGGGCGCCGCAGTCAAGGAGGATGGGGGCGCTCGCTGGCTGCCGGGAAGACCCTGGGGAAGCAGGGGTCCTAAGACAGGGCTCCCGAGCGTCCCTGGAACACCCATTTCCTTACCTAGCACAAATCCTTCAGCAACCCCCAGCTGACAAGTTACCCCACTCTGTCTTCAGCCCTCTCAAAGTATGACTCAACTACTGTGTGGCCTTTTCTCGACCCCAATCGGCTTGCCTGCCGACGTCAGTTAGGGGTTAAAATCCTGTGTCAATAAAAAACAGCGTCAGCCGCCGCGGCCCCAGCGGCTCCCCGCCGCCCCCCTGGTGCGGGCCCCGCGCTGGAACGCCTCACGGATTGCGGCCGGCCTAACCGCCGTTAGCCCGGCTACGACGCCGGCCAGGACCCGCCGGCCGGGCGGCTCGCCTCGCCCCCGCGGGCCGGTCACCGTGGCCCCGGCCCCTGTCAGGCCAGCGCCTTGGCACCCCGGCCTGTCCGACCCCGCGGCGGCCCCTGCCCACCTACCCAGGCCGCGACGGGCGCAGGAGGTTCTCAGCACAGCTAGGGTCCGGCAGCCGAGCAGCCCGCGGCCCAGCACCATGACCGAGGCGGAGGGCGGGCTGCGGTGCGAGGGGCGGGCGGGCTTTTCACGCCGGCGACGGCACACCGCGGCCAATAAGCGCCCGCCTCCCCGCCCACGGCCAATCAGCGCTCGCGTCCTAACCCGTGCCCTCAGCTCGCCCCGCCCACCTGCCAATCAGCGCTCGCGGCCACACCGGTACCTCCTTCGCGTCCCGCTTCCGCGGATCTGAGGGCCACCGGAGAAGCACCTGCGCAAGGACCTCAGCCTCTCTCCGGGGAGCGGGCCGCGTCCCGAGGCCGGGCAGCCCCGGGGCAGCCAC
This region of Physeter macrocephalus isolate SW-GA chromosome 14, ASM283717v5, whole genome shotgun sequence genomic DNA includes:
- the HAGH gene encoding hydroxyacylglutathione hydrolase, mitochondrial isoform X3 codes for the protein MVLGRGLLGCRTLAVLRTSCARRGLGPALLGIFLHHADLRKSLTVEQGTMKVELLPALTDNYMYLIIDDDTKEAAIVDPVQPQKVLEMVRKHGVKLTTVLTTHHHWDHAGGNEKLVKLEPGLKVYGGDDRIGALTHKVTHLSTLQVGSLNVKCLSTPCHTSGHICYFVSKPNSPEPPVVFTGDTLFVAGCGKFYEGTADEMYKALLEVLGRLPPDTRVYCGHEYTINNLKFACHVEPSNAAIQEKLAWAKAFL
- the HAGH gene encoding hydroxyacylglutathione hydrolase, mitochondrial isoform X1, whose product is MVLGRGLLGCRTLAVLRTSCARRGLGPALLGIFLHHADLRKSLTVEQGTMKVELLPALTDNYMYLIIDDDTKEAAIVDPVQPQKVLEMVRKHGVKLTTVLTTHHHWDHAGGNEKLVKLEPGLKVYGGDDRIGALTHKVTHLSTLQVGSLNVKCLSTPCHTSGHICYFVSKPNSPEPPVVFTGDTLFVAGCGKFYEGTADEMYKALLEVLGRLPPDTRVYCGHEYTINNLKFACHVEPSNAAIQEKLAWAKEKYSIGEPTVPSTIAEEFTYNPFMRVREKTVQQHVGEMDPVTTMRAIRKEKDQFKVPRD
- the HAGH gene encoding hydroxyacylglutathione hydrolase, mitochondrial isoform X2 gives rise to the protein MVLGRGLLGCRTLAVLRTSCARRGLGPALLGIFLHHADLRKSLTVEQGTMKVELLPALTDNYMYLIIDDDTKEAAIVDPVQPQKVLEMVRKHGVKLTTVLTTHHHWDHAGGNEKLVKLEPGLKVYGGDDRIGALTHKVTHLSTLQVGSLNVKCLSTPCHTSGHICYFVSKPNSPEPPVVFTGDTLFVAGCGKFYEGTADEMYKALLEVLGRLPPDTRVYCGHEYTINNLKFACHVEPSNAAIQEKLAWAKCLLKSKHFKF
- the HAGH gene encoding hydroxyacylglutathione hydrolase, mitochondrial isoform X4 yields the protein MVLGRGLLGCRTLAVLRTSCARRGLGPALLGIFLHHADLRKSLTVEQGTMKVELLPALTDNYMYLIIDDDTKEAAIVDPVQPQKVLEMVRKHGVKLTTVLTTHHHWDHAGGNEKLVKLEPGLKVYGGDDRIGALTHKVTHLSTLQATHCLWLAAGSSTRGQRMRCTKPCSRSWAGSLQTRECTVATNTPSTTSSLLATWSPAMPPSRRNWPGPRRSTASGSPQCRPPLQRSSPTTHS